A DNA window from Mycolicibacter terrae contains the following coding sequences:
- the recG gene encoding ATP-dependent DNA helicase RecG, whose translation MATLRDRLDFIVGSDAAEKLDDAFGIRTVGELLRHYPRSYVEGAGVRGAADSRPVEGDHITVVDIIGSAVLKDMQRRKGKFLVVTVGSGRNRVSATFFNPKGLRWRLTPGTRVMLSGEVKLYRGAIQLTHPDFLVLKEADGAEQNSHFGSSSLRNIADASQKVSGQVNQSDFERGCYPIYPATAKLQSWDIFACVRQVLAVLDPVPDPLPAVVRTERGLLGEDEALRAIHLSENAAERDRARDRLAVDEAFGLQWALAMRRNSELSQSGPPAAPRIDGLAAELLVRLPFELTAGQRDVLDVLAAELGASRPMNRLLQGEVGSGKTIVALLAMLQMVDAGYQCALLAPTEVLAAQHVRSIRDMLGQLAMGGQLGGADNATAVALLTGSMSAAVKKQVRAEIHSGAAGIVVGTHALLQDAVEFHQLGMVVVDEQHRFGVEQRDQLRAKAPDGITPHLLVMTATPIPRTVALTVYGDLETSTLRELPRGRQPIRSSVIFEKDKPAWLDRAWQRIREEVAAGRQAYVVAPRIDESDEDGKPGGTDEGGRTSATAVGLFDRLRAGPLSGLRLGLMHGRLAADEKDAVMAAFRGGAVDVLVCTTVIEVGVDVPNATVMLIADADWFGISQLHQLRGRIGRGEHASLCLLVTGAAPGSKAGKRLEAVAGTLDGFALADLDLRERGEGDVLGRNQSGWRGGLKLLSLADHGEVIEAAREFCAAAWDTDPSDPGLAVLAEPFTDIEYLDKS comes from the coding sequence ATGGCCACGCTGCGCGACCGGCTGGATTTCATCGTCGGCTCCGACGCCGCGGAGAAGCTCGACGATGCGTTCGGCATCCGCACCGTCGGCGAGCTGTTGCGGCACTACCCCCGCAGCTACGTTGAAGGCGCCGGGGTGCGGGGGGCAGCCGATAGCCGCCCCGTCGAAGGCGACCACATCACCGTCGTCGACATCATCGGCTCCGCAGTGCTCAAGGACATGCAGCGCCGCAAAGGCAAATTCCTGGTCGTCACCGTCGGCAGTGGCCGCAACCGGGTCAGCGCCACGTTCTTCAACCCCAAGGGCCTGCGCTGGCGGCTGACCCCGGGGACCCGGGTGATGCTGTCCGGTGAGGTCAAGCTCTACCGGGGGGCGATCCAGCTCACTCACCCGGACTTTCTGGTACTCAAGGAAGCCGACGGTGCAGAGCAGAACAGCCACTTCGGCAGCAGCTCACTGCGCAACATCGCCGACGCATCGCAAAAGGTCAGTGGGCAGGTCAACCAGTCGGACTTCGAGCGCGGCTGCTACCCGATCTATCCAGCCACCGCGAAACTGCAGAGCTGGGACATCTTCGCCTGTGTCCGTCAGGTTCTCGCGGTGCTTGATCCGGTCCCCGACCCGCTGCCGGCGGTGGTGCGCACCGAACGCGGCCTGCTTGGCGAAGACGAGGCGCTGCGGGCAATCCATCTGTCGGAGAACGCCGCCGAACGGGACCGCGCCCGCGACCGGCTGGCCGTCGATGAAGCCTTTGGCTTGCAGTGGGCGCTGGCGATGCGCCGCAACAGCGAACTGTCCCAATCCGGCCCGCCGGCCGCGCCACGAATCGACGGGTTGGCCGCGGAGCTGTTGGTCCGCTTGCCGTTCGAGCTGACGGCCGGGCAGCGTGACGTGCTGGACGTATTGGCGGCCGAGCTCGGTGCGTCGCGCCCGATGAACCGACTGCTGCAGGGTGAGGTCGGCTCCGGCAAGACCATCGTGGCGCTGCTGGCGATGCTGCAGATGGTCGACGCGGGCTATCAGTGCGCGTTGCTTGCCCCGACGGAAGTGCTTGCCGCCCAACATGTGCGGTCGATTCGGGACATGTTGGGCCAGCTGGCGATGGGCGGTCAGCTCGGTGGCGCCGACAACGCCACCGCGGTAGCGCTGCTGACCGGCTCGATGTCGGCGGCCGTCAAGAAGCAGGTCCGAGCCGAGATCCACAGTGGCGCCGCCGGGATCGTGGTCGGCACCCACGCCCTGCTGCAGGATGCTGTGGAGTTTCACCAGCTGGGCATGGTGGTCGTCGACGAACAGCACCGGTTCGGTGTCGAGCAGCGGGATCAGTTGCGCGCCAAGGCCCCCGACGGCATCACCCCGCACCTGCTGGTGATGACCGCGACCCCGATCCCGCGCACGGTGGCGCTCACCGTCTACGGCGATCTGGAGACCTCGACGTTGCGTGAGCTGCCCCGCGGGCGCCAGCCCATCCGGTCTTCGGTGATCTTCGAGAAGGACAAACCGGCCTGGCTGGACCGGGCCTGGCAGCGCATCCGCGAAGAGGTCGCGGCCGGCCGGCAGGCTTACGTGGTGGCACCCCGCATCGACGAGTCCGACGAAGACGGCAAGCCCGGCGGGACCGACGAGGGCGGCCGGACCTCGGCCACCGCGGTGGGACTGTTCGATCGGCTGCGGGCCGGGCCACTATCGGGGTTGCGGCTGGGATTGATGCACGGGCGGCTCGCCGCGGATGAGAAGGACGCGGTGATGGCGGCGTTTCGCGGCGGCGCAGTGGATGTGCTGGTGTGCACCACCGTGATCGAGGTCGGTGTCGACGTGCCCAACGCCACGGTCATGCTGATCGCCGACGCCGACTGGTTCGGCATCAGCCAGCTGCACCAGCTGCGCGGCCGGATCGGCCGCGGCGAGCACGCCAGCCTGTGCCTGCTGGTGACCGGCGCGGCCCCGGGATCCAAGGCCGGAAAGCGCCTGGAGGCGGTGGCCGGCACGCTGGACGGGTTCGCGCTGGCCGACCTGGACCTGCGCGAGCGCGGTGAGGGAGATGTGTTGGGCCGCAATCAGTCCGGTTGGCGAGGTGGCTTGAAGCTGCTGTCACTGGCCGATCACGGCGAGGTGATCGAAGCCGCCCGGGAGTTCTGTGCCGCGGCGTGGGACACCGACCCGTCCGATCCCGGACTGGCGGTGCTCGCCGAGCCGTTCACCGACATCGAATACCTGGACAAATCATGA
- a CDS encoding HNH endonuclease family protein, with protein sequence MTNRKTLLWLAVVALLAVVVAFQTVSAAGHRSRAFAARSGMPTVQPGTDVLAGITVIPARTHRHDYRRSVFGEAWDDDNDAPGGHNGCDTRNDVLNRDLVDITHVSTKRCAQAVATGTLHDPYTNATVAFTRGAKIGEAVQIDHIVPLAYAWDMGASGWPYRQRLRFANDPANLLAVAGQPNQDKGDAGPGQWMPPNKSFACQYAVAYIAVLRGYALRLDQPSADVLRRAAATCPAG encoded by the coding sequence ATGACCAACCGCAAAACGTTGCTGTGGCTGGCCGTGGTGGCGCTGCTGGCCGTCGTCGTCGCCTTTCAGACCGTGTCGGCGGCCGGCCATCGCAGCCGGGCCTTCGCCGCGCGGTCCGGCATGCCCACGGTGCAGCCCGGCACCGACGTGCTGGCCGGGATCACGGTGATCCCGGCGCGCACCCACCGTCACGACTACCGCCGCTCGGTGTTCGGCGAGGCCTGGGACGACGACAACGACGCGCCCGGCGGCCACAACGGCTGCGACACCCGCAACGACGTTCTCAACCGCGACCTGGTTGACATCACGCACGTGTCGACGAAACGCTGCGCGCAGGCGGTGGCCACCGGCACCCTGCACGACCCGTACACCAACGCCACCGTCGCCTTCACCCGCGGCGCCAAGATCGGCGAGGCCGTGCAGATCGACCACATCGTCCCGCTGGCCTACGCCTGGGACATGGGCGCCTCCGGGTGGCCGTACCGCCAGCGGCTGCGCTTCGCCAACGACCCGGCAAACCTGCTGGCGGTCGCCGGGCAGCCCAACCAGGACAAGGGCGATGCCGGGCCTGGGCAATGGATGCCGCCGAACAAATCCTTCGCCTGCCAGTACGCCGTCGCCTACATTGCCGTCCTGCGGGGCTATGCGCTGCGACTCGACCAGCCGTCGGCCGACGTGCTGCGCCGGGCCGCGGCGACGTGCCCGGCCGGATAG
- a CDS encoding GNAT family N-acetyltransferase, which produces MTTDYWAGAPTLGGDHVLLRPTELADVTGLARAHDVESTRYFLYGSQSGPPTERSVAEALASQRQVLTQVEVATGDIVGTTSIYDMSEPHRRVTVGYTWLTARVRGSAINSESKLLLLDHCFGTLGAGRVQFNVDDLNERSRRAVLGIGATEEGALRRHARRSDGSWRTTMVYSVIGEEWPPLRARLVERINRRAG; this is translated from the coding sequence ATGACGACCGATTACTGGGCCGGCGCGCCCACGCTGGGCGGCGACCACGTCTTGTTGCGGCCGACCGAACTCGCCGACGTCACCGGGCTGGCGCGGGCCCACGACGTCGAGTCCACCCGATATTTCCTCTACGGCAGCCAATCCGGCCCGCCCACCGAGCGGTCCGTGGCCGAAGCGCTGGCGTCGCAACGCCAGGTACTGACCCAGGTCGAGGTCGCCACCGGCGACATCGTCGGGACGACGTCGATCTATGACATGAGCGAGCCGCACCGCCGGGTGACAGTCGGCTACACCTGGCTGACGGCGCGGGTCCGCGGCTCGGCGATCAATTCCGAGTCCAAACTGCTGTTGCTGGACCATTGTTTCGGCACCCTGGGCGCGGGGCGGGTGCAGTTCAACGTCGACGACCTCAACGAGCGCTCCAGGCGCGCGGTGCTGGGCATCGGGGCGACCGAGGAGGGTGCGCTGCGTCGGCACGCCCGCCGCAGCGACGGGTCGTGGCGCACCACGATGGTCTATTCGGTGATCGGCGAGGAGTGGCCGCCGCTGCGGGCCCGGCTGGTGGAGCGGATCAACCGCCGGGCCGGCTGA